AGCAGTCAGGGCGCCCTTCCTCTCTGGGCTGGCAGACAGGGCGCCAGCCACCAGTTCAGCGCCTTTGCACTCGGACCAGGTGAGTGGCGGCCTGCTGGGGAACAGTCCCTTGCGATTATTAGGACAGCCCAAGAAAGCAGAATTATGTCCCTTTAGCCATAAGGAAATGGGATCAAGGAGAGTTCTTGGAAGTCACCCAGCCAGCAAGTGAATGTTTGCCCCCTCAGCATTTATGGGGTGCCAACTGTGTGCCAAGCAGTGGACACTGAACCTAAAGCAGTAGCGGCATTCTGGTGGGGGAGACAGCCGGTGAATAAGAACAAAAAGGTGACAGAGACTTTAATTTTAAACGGTAATTAGGGCAATGAAGAAAATGATGGAGACAGGAGCAGAGTGACTAGGGGCAGGGCCCTTTCAGATCCAGGGTAATCTGGAGACCTCTGTggtgagaaggagccagccatgtgAGGTTctggaggaagagcattccaggcagaaggaacccATGCAAATCCTCCAAGGCCCCCAGCATGGCTGGAGCGGAGTGAGTCAGGGTGAGAGTGGAGGAGAGGAGGGTGAGAGTGTAGAATCATTGAACGGAATCGCTGAATCACTGATGAATGTGAATCATCCTGTAGAATGTAGAGTGAGAATTAAAGGGGTTTAACCTTAAGCCTAATGAGAGGCTAGTGGAGAGTTTTAGGTAAGAGGGAGACAGGAACCAAGCTCAGAGCCTCTAGGGGCGCAGGAGTGGAAGCGAATAGCCAGTGAGGAGGTCGTGGCAATGATGCCCTCCAGAGTGATGGTGGCTTGGAGCAGGGTGGTGGCCCTGCAGGGATTGTGTGTGCCTCCGGGAGCACTCACATGGGCGTGCAGGCCCACACACGTGGAGAGGCGTGTGCTCTCACACCCACCGCAGCACAGACACAAGGCGCACTCAGGCAGCCTCGCCCATCCACACCTTCTGAGTCACTCCAGGACTGGGAAAAAGATGTGAGATCCCAGGGCCTAAACAAAACCCGTCTCCCCACCACAAAGGCCCTGGCAACCAGCGTGGCTGGGGCTCCCTCGGGCCCAGCACAGAGAGGGGAGCTGTCTCTAGGTACTCCCCAGATCTGGTGTCCTCCCAGCAGCCAGAGCATAACCCCCACCGACCCCCACCTGAATTGGTCTTCCATCTTCGCCACCCCACTGGCTGCGAGACCCTGGGCCAGttatttcccctcccttccctcggTTTTCTCTCTGAAGACTGGGACTCATAACCCCAGCCTCACAGGAGAGTGACGGCCACAAGGTGACAGTTTCCAGCATCTGGTCTGGGGCAGGCGtccagcagggaagggagggcaggtggTGGAAGGCAGCCCAGCCTTGAAGCCACCTCTTCTGAGTGACGTGACCCCTCTATACGTCACAGTAAGAGTAGCCGGCATTAATCGAGCACTTACTGTACACTACGCGCTTTGCAATCATTTAATTatgagtttcttcatctgtaaatggggagcATAGCCGTATCCACCCCAAGGGGTTGTTAGAAAGGAGTAAATGAGATCCTGCTCATAAAGTGTTTAGCTTCAAGCCTGGCTCACAGTCAGGCACAGTAAATGGTAACTATACCATCAGCAAATGCACATCCCCTTCCTTCGGCACACTAGCTCAGTGACTTAGAGCAGGTTACTTAACCTtggtgtgcctcagtttcccatctgcaGCTTGGGAAGAATAGTAGTCACCACCTGCTAGGGTTGTTGCAATCATTGACCAAGTCAgagctcagcacagtgcctggcaggaaTGCTCAGTGAGGTCACCTCTTCATCAATATCAaggttcttcctcttcttccccaggTGGGCACGGCCCCCGGAGCCCCTGCCAGGCGCCATGGACTGGAAGACGTTCCAGGCCCTGCTGAGCGGCGTGAACAAGTACTCCACGGCGTTCGGGCGCATCTGGCTGTCGGTGGTGTTCGTCTTCCGGGTGCTGGTGTACGTGGTGGCCGCAGAGCGCGTGTGGGGGGACGAGCAGAAGGACTTCGACTGCAACACCAGGCAGCCCGGCTGCACCAACGTCTGCTACGATGAGTTCTTCCCCATCTCCAACATCCGCCTCTGGGCCCTGCAGCTCATCTTCGTCACCTGCCCCTCGCTGCTGGTCATCCTGCACGTGGCCTACCGCGAGGATCGGGAGCGGCGGCACCGCCTGAAGCACGGGGACCAGTGCGCCAAGCTATATGACGACGCGGGCAAGAAGCACGGTGGCCTGTGGTGGACCTACCTGTTCAGCCTCATCTTCAAGCTCCTCATCGAGCTCCTCTTCCTCTACATGCTGCACACTCTCTGGTATGGCTTCGGCATGCCACGCCTGGTGCAGTGTGCCAACGTGGCACCCTGCCCCAACACCGTGGACTGCTACATCGCCCGGCCCACCGAGAAGAAGGTCTTCACCTACTTCATGGTGGGCGCCTCGGCCGTCTGCATCGTGCTCACCATCTGCGAGATCTGCTACCTCATCTTCCACAGGGTCCTGCGATGCCTGCAGAAGGACAGGCCGCCACGGGGCTACAGCCCCTCACCCTCCAAAAGCCGGGCCTCCACCTGCCGCTGCCACCACAAGCTGGTggaggctggggagctgggtCTGGACCCAGGCAATGACAAGCTGCAGGCCTCAGCACCCAACCTGACCCCCACCTGACCCCCACCTGACCCCAGGGCTGGGGTGACACTGGGGCTGCCAGCAGGACAGGTAGGGAGGTGCTGCAGGGTGGAGGGTCCCTTGGGGGCTGGGTGCCCCACTTTGAATTCACTAAGCTATCCGAGTTTTGGCAGATACTTTTTGATGCTGGCCACTGGGCCGTGCGCCTGGGGATAGGTAACCCACAGGCCCAGCCCCGGCCTTGGAGGAGACAGACGGTATGCATGCCATGCAAGGGGACGCCTAGGGCGTCACAGCAGGGCTTCTGGCTAACCCAGGAGGAGCTGATCCGGCTTCCCTGAGGAATAATGTGCAAGAGGTGAAAAGAGCTCCCAAGCAGAGACAACAGCAGGCGCAGAGGCCCGGAGGCCACGCAAAGAGAAATGTTTGCCCTGGGCTGGACACGGACCAGACCGAAagcactctcccctcccctgagggACCACCCAGATTCCTGACGAGGAGAGGTCTTCTCCCAGCAGGGCTGGTGGCTGGAGAGTGAGCCTGGGAAGGTGCTAGAAACACCCAGGGGTCCTCTCGTGTCACCACTTCCCTCCGCTGAGCACCACCCCCAAACCCTGCTCCATCCCTTCCCCACAACCCCGTGACAGGAACCTCCCCAAGGTGCTTTCCTTGAAATCAATAAAGGCCACGTTTTATACAGGCTGGCTCTGTCCTGCATTCTtccacacccccacccacagGACCCCGGGGGGCAGGGACGTAGCCCTCAGAAAGGGAAAGAGCTCCAAGGCTGGGGGAGAAACCAGCGTAGGGGCTGCAGCTGTGGC
This region of Microcebus murinus isolate Inina chromosome 2, M.murinus_Inina_mat1.0, whole genome shotgun sequence genomic DNA includes:
- the GJB3 gene encoding gap junction beta-3 protein, with product MDWKTFQALLSGVNKYSTAFGRIWLSVVFVFRVLVYVVAAERVWGDEQKDFDCNTRQPGCTNVCYDEFFPISNIRLWALQLIFVTCPSLLVILHVAYREDRERRHRLKHGDQCAKLYDDAGKKHGGLWWTYLFSLIFKLLIELLFLYMLHTLWYGFGMPRLVQCANVAPCPNTVDCYIARPTEKKVFTYFMVGASAVCIVLTICEICYLIFHRVLRCLQKDRPPRGYSPSPSKSRASTCRCHHKLVEAGELGLDPGNDKLQASAPNLTPT